From Ptychodera flava strain L36383 chromosome 9, AS_Pfla_20210202, whole genome shotgun sequence:
AAATACATGTGGccgtaaaaatataaaattacatcTTCATTTTTCACCAAATATCAAACTGGAAGACCTCGTCGACAATAACTTTGACTACAATCCACAAATTTGGTCTCAAGTCACAGGTATGTTCAAACACTTCACAAACAGCTAGCACACTACCCTGGACTGAAGTACTGTCAATATCTGCTTCCAagggaaaattaaaattacattgCAATTTAAAGGTCACAATATATAGGTCCTGCCATCCTGTAAGAAGACAGCAGGGTTGAACCACGgtccctttgtggagggaccgtggttgaaccAATGTCAAAGTCCAACAAAGGGGCGAAGGCTCTATCTTCAATGGTCacttttggtaacatttttgaaatgggAGAAATTCTTCATACATGATCATGCTTATGGGATCGAAATGCTGTGTGCATTTCTCCATTTGAAACCTAAAGTGTGTGAACAGATGGCTTAGCTTGATACAGAATGATCTGTACTAGTTTAAATTTCTAACTGGACCCAACTACTTGGAAGTGGGGGCAAAAGCTTTAACATATGGTTTACTGAATACAATTCAAAACATCGTCAAGTAGTGTTTTTCTCATTTTAGTACACTTTCACGTGATATTTTTTACTATTTCAAGCACACTGTAAATTAATGGTGGTGAAACAGAGAATATGGACAATAATGGTACTTTAACTGCACCTACAAAAATTTCCAGTGAACCACACGATCTGTTTAGGCCAAGAGAGAATTCCAAAATTGCTCCTTAGAATAGTCACATCTTTTCCTGGGTTGCATTTCTTAAAAACATGTTGCTTAACTAGCTGCTAATTGTAATTCTTTGGTAGTTCATGAGCAACTACATTCAAGCTGTTTCATTACAACATCAGTAAGTTTGACAGAAAGCACAGTGAGAGTTTGTTTCCATCCAATACACTCACTGGTGACTACACATCTTGTCTCATCACGTTATCAGGGGTCTCTTCCTagttcaacaaaacaaaacttgcacattttattggcttcccCTGTTACTATGCCGAGAAATGCATGGAAGTACCTTTTTCCCCTCCACTCCGGCCAAAACAATCAACTCTGCACTGAAGTCTACTATATGCTGCATTCCTGTATTACTAACATACCCTTTTTGCGCTTTTGGTATCCACTAATCCATTTAAATAATATTCAATTTCAGTTACAAAAAATATGCCACTTAGAATCTGGGAGATTTGTTAATACTATCACAGGCACCAAAGTATTGTGCTTGATAATTTCTACAGAACTGTGCTCACAGAAACGTCGCTTCAGCTTTTTGTCTTAATTCCAGCATGTTACAATAGTTGCAATGTATGTAACTATGGTTACAGGACAACATTGCTATGACGGTTGCAtacatgttgccatggttacacaCTGTTGCTATAGTTGCTGTACCTGCTGCTATGGTTGCAGTTACATGTTACTGTGGCGACACTGATAGTAATCATTGAAATGATGATCTCAAGAAAGAAACATCCGTACAAAGGCCTTCAGGGCTTCCCTTGCTAAAAGGCAAACCCTATGGCATCAGCTTTCCTTTGCACTCATATACATTGTTAACAATACACATCCCTCACAATGGCTACTCATACATAGTAACAGTGAAACTGAAAATGTGGCTACCAgctgcaaaaaaaataaataaaacaacttAGGTACTGTTTTTTGGTCATTCCATTTTAATACATGGGAGTAAAGTGCAGAGAGCAAGCAGTTTAAACCTGAGCACACATTGAATACCTGACATTCCCTGacatacatttacaaatttttcgATTACTTTCTTTGATACGAACATCACTGTACGATTTCAAAGACATGTTACAAATTTTTTGGCAAGTTTTTAGAGAATTAATTACAAAGATGAGACAtcatacaaatacaaaaatatttccacctgaattttcttttttcttaaatgtttgAAGGTAAAATATCTGTCAGTTTTCGCAGCTTGCAAATATTGTGCTCTCAGAGAGGTGCCGgtgacacaaaaacaaaactgtcatttcTTATTAACTATAGAGGGCGCCAATCATTTATGATGGCACTCATGTACAATTATTGTTTCAGTATTCATCATGATCAAATCAGAGACTAATTATGTTCAAGTTTTATCATAGTGTTACACAATTTGACTAAATGCTGTAAAAAATGTGCTTGCCTATATTTACAAAGTGAATTATCCAGACAAATGGCTGTTTGTTTATACAATGCTTACATTATACAGCCAGCACCATATGTGAAATATGTCATTTCTAATGCACACGGCCAAAAAAAATGCAAAGGAAAATGATAAAGCCTCATAAAAGGGTGTGGAAATATATTGATAAACTGTCTGAGGTATTTAAATGATATTCATATCTTAACCTTGTGGAATAAACcaaggaaaaaaattcattGGTATGGAATGCACCATTTTCAGAAATGGGTGGAACTTTCCGGTACGAGACTGACAGTGGTCGGCATTTGCAGTTTATCAACCTTTGGGAGGTAGAAGTCATAACTTACAGTACCAGAATGGAGGACAATTTAGAAGCTGAAGTGGTATGTGCAGAGACGGACAGACTAAACTTGCAGTTACAGAGAGTTTTGGATAATGTATTGTGAGGTGAAACGCTCCAAATGTTTCAAGATTGCACCTCTGGGCAGGACGTTGGCAGGTGGAACTAccatatgaatattcattacaCATTTATAATTATCTTAGACAATGATCGCCATCTTGTTGCCATACAATGGCTCCTCTCTGACCTGTCTCTTCCTGAACATCCTCAGTGAAAGAAATACCTATTTCATCTTCAGCTGCAATGTTTTTACCTAGTTCtcttttcactttcaatttGTACATCAGATGGTGCAATTTTTTACTTTCATCACAAACTTTTTCCGAAACATGGCACTAGATGTCCTAACTGCAACCCAATACTTGGGCAGACAGGAGGTCATTCGATTTCATACAGAGATTTCTTATCATACTGGCACTTCTCTCAGAGAAACATATTTTAGCTCTTTGCTAGCCCTGTGACCACCATGGTTCGACCCAAACACACAGTTAtctatcaatggtgattgtggacctgtgaACAGAGAGTCAGAGTGTACAGGTTAAACTGGCTATCAAAGTTTTTTTACAAGATTGactcaaattgaaaatttacaacACTTCCATGTTCAGGACAAGATAGAGAAAGGCAAAGCATTatgaatttctttcattgcattttttttcattaacccAATACTTTTCGTCATTTTTTACCCACACAGAGGTGCTAACTTAAATGAAACAAATAGCCACTGAAGGGGGGCAGGAGGGGGAATTCTTGATTGAGTGATGTTTTCAAAAGACAAGTACTTCAACGTCATAATCACTTGGTTAGACAGTGACACCCCAAAACCTACTAAGAAAGCACAGAAAGTTCTCGCACCAATCTGAGACAGAAATGTGAACAGAACTGCACCTTATGAGCAAAAAATATTACATAGATTGCATGCATGAGCAAAATTACACATTTACAGTAGGAATGTATGTAAGACCTCTGAATAATATTCTtcaaaaaaatgcaatttattatatatacatCATACTATTAAAGACTGACATTTTATTGATCAGGTGGAAAATTATACACATCCACAAAGTGAATTCTTTTGGCCGTATTTTTGAATTATAAAGCTCAacgctttgaaaagaaataacCCATCAACCTCACCAAATATACAAACTGGCCTTGGCGTTGATatatttcagtttgttttgttgctTTAAGCTGTTCATGAATATGTAAAGCTGTCCCAGAATATGTTTAGTGGGTGAAGTTCTGCTTAAGGTGTTACTGAAGGCTTGTGGACCGGTATCTGGGTGGGGAGATGAGTCACTGGTTTGCTATCCAGCGTTTGATAATGGGTGGCTCTATGGAATGTAGCACATCAGAGTTGCTGCTGATTGATGCGGACACCCCTGTTGTTAGAATAAGATCACCTACACGCGAATGCTTTGGTCATTATCACTAATTTCTTTATTCAAAACCACAGGGGTGGCAGACCGCTACTAGTATGTTTCTGAGTCGGAGTCAGCAAAGCTCTCTGCCCTGCTACTGTTGTCGGGGGTGTCTGATCCGGCTACCGGTGTCCTGGTGAGCTCCCCTGTCATGGCCAATGCTATCCTGGAGTTGTTGGTGCTTCCCGGTGATGCAAACGGCATCATGTTGGCAAGAATGAGAGCTAGACAGTCGGCAACCTGAGGGCTGGCAGCACAGCTTAGTGCTGGAGTATAGCCTGGTAAAGTGCAAATGATTTTCAGAGTTTTAGCATTTCATTTTGCACTCTTTGCAACACTTCCACAAAATGAAGAGTTAACCTACAATCCATGccgacattttttttcagacaaaagCTGTAATCTCACTTTTCTACAGACCgttcaaaaatatcaatgtcCCTTTGTACAGTTTTGAACGACGATTCTGTTACTATAAGTAGCTGACACATGGGgtgcagatttttttctttaatgaaATAGTGGTGTGttgtgaaattacaaaaaacgGCAGGATTTtatataaaaactgaaaaaacctAATTCTGAGAATTTTGAGATGCATTGCTTTCATTAGACAAGAAACATGTCACTAAAACAAATTCAAGATGGTGTGTACTGttctaaaaatatgtatttgcaGCATAGTATAACACATCGAAATGGAAATGAGGTGGAGAGACTGCCCTACCCTAATACAAAGGTCTAAGTTACAATCCTAGTAGAATATACCATGACATGCACATATATGAAATAACACTGACTAATGCACCACTATTACATGAATAGAAAACAGGAAAAGTGGTGAGAATGCAAATTCTACAGACTTGTTTAGATGGACTGGATGAAATGTATCTCACCATTTTCATCTACTGCTAAGACACTAGCACCTTTAGAGATGAGTTCTTGTACCACAGCTACAAGTCCATTGCTGGCTGCTATATGGAGAGGACTGTTACggaaaaaaagggaaaacaCTCTGATCATTAGCTTTTCCCGACCACGGAAAACAACCCACCATTTGTTTTAACTATCTGACAGCAATACTGCCATGTCTTTCCTAAAACTATCTATTTATAGTGTCTTGTTTCCTGGACTATGGTAGTACTAAGAGGTTAGTAAAGATTAAAACAGATATTTCCTGTAGATTTTCTTGTGAGGGAcccaaaatcagaaaataatttccagTTTTGTCATCCTCCTTTTGATTAAAGTAGATTTTAAATCAACAAAAGTATTTCTTTACATCAACACAGAGTGAGATGGTTTCAATTGTTGTAGaatatgtaaaatttgaatattatgaaaaatcagataaaaaatatgcacaaaacTAATTTCTTGTTTCATACCTTGCTCCTTTGTTATTTGCTAGGTTGATGAGAGAGACGTGTTCAATCTTCTCTAGAATCAGCAAGGCACAAGTGGTATTACTCTGAAATACACAGAAAGAAAGATAATTTGAACGATaattttcatacaaaaatatCTCGAAAGTGTGTATGGTGAAACAAATCCACTAAAATTTGATTGCCATTACTTTACAGATGTCTAAAAAACCCTTAAATAGGGATTGACCTGTTGAGAAGAATTATTGGCAAATCAGGGTCATAGGTCACGGAAGGGATGTACAAGAACTACAGCACAAATTTTCTCATTCAAGCAAATATTGCACTCTATTGATATGTACAACGTTACCCACACTCATCTTTCTTTCAATCTCACCTTCAATTTAAGAACCTTTGGTTGGTAGCAAATAAGTAGAGTACCATGAAAATACACAAATTCAAAAGAGAGAAACATGTTGGATTGTTGAATAATATACAGACCTGGTTACATGCTGAATGGAGGGCTGTGTTTTTGCACTCGTCTGCTAGCGTAATATCAGCTCCAGCACTATTAAGGAGTACTTCTGTGAAACAAAACCAGATATTTGATGTTGAACTGAAGGTAATTGCTATTCTCTGACCAAtattctcaaaggagagtactTTGTTTATTTCAAACACCCTTGTGTCATATATATGGTATCTCAAACAAATGGCAGGCTTTAGTGAAAATTACCAGATTTTATGTATCCGTACAGTAAGTGTTGTTGAATGTGCTAAATCAAACTTGTTTATTAGCATGCACCTTGATGGGTGAACAACAAGAAATGAATAAAGGTACCAAAGTTTCATAATTAAATCTCAAAGCAGGGAAAAGTTTTAGGAAAAGCAATACAGAAAACTCAAAAGAAACTTTTGGTAGTGGCattaattttgaatatcaaaattgGGAAAGAAGTGAAAGGGGAGAGACAGTGACCAACAATCACCCCCTCCCCAATTCAATTTAAGGTACTGCTGATATGAAGCCAGGGGGATACAAAATTCagacaaatgtaaaattttgccaCACTGCAGTATTACCAGCATATTGGAAACATGGCTTTAAAACGGGCAAAGGAGTATATTTGCCAACAGTCAGGGCAATTGTACTGACCTACAGCCCCAGCAGATCCATTCTCTGATGCAGCAATGAGAGAGGTTTTGCCAGCATTGTCTGATATGTTGACTTCAGCACCATTACTCAGTAAAAGTTGAAGGCATTCCACTTGGTCGTTGAAAGCTGCTGCGTGTAGAGGGGTTCTAAGGTTGAGAGAAAAAATATGACTTCTGATTAACCCTACCTTGGCTACATGTGGTACAGCCCTATTGTTTTCTGTGACAAAGTTGGACCTCAATTGAGGGCAATACAGGTGAAAGGGTACTGTGTAATACCTTTAGCCTCTTCCGCCTTCTGTGTCACACAGAATGTCTACATGATGCAATCTACACTATGCttccaaaactacatacatTGTGTTGTTATTATAGTTCTAAAAATTATGGCCCACAAATTACAACTCATAGCACAGCTTCAAATCTGCAGCGTACCCACAGTGAATGTCATTCAATCAATGGAATGGGAAACACTGGACCTTAAACAGGGCCATAATAATGTCATTGGACTTGACACAGAACCATATAATAAGCAAATCATTGGACTTTACACAGGACCATATGGTGGGTAACTTTTGgatttaaaggggcagtcctctatccctggttctcgcattgtGATTGTGGACACTGAGCATTTACATGGTTGTAGCCCTTTGTTTTCCATGTGAACTTTTATTGAGGTGCCCTGTTTACTTTTAGGTACAATTTATAAACAACCTGTCCCTTCATCACAGGATCAATGAATAAGTAAATCATTGGACTTAATACCAGGCAATATGTTTAGTAAATTATTGGACTTTATACCGGGCAATACAATAAGTAAATCATTGGACTTTATACCGGGCAATACAGTAAGTAAATCATTGGACTTTATACAGAGCAATATGGTAAGTAAATTATTGgaaattatcacatgcacaagccaagtttgtcatctccgaacaaaaatacgggatttattcgcTGGTCGTTCTACATCActacaacccgcgtctatgtcataaATTTTGGTGCGTCAGACCTTTTTTTGTGTctatcttcggtgtgctcgtcaatgtaaacaaacaacatggcggccggtaTTTCTCCCACAATCAAAATGTGTGTGATGTGAAAATATCGTTAACATTAGTCATGATTATTGGAATCTGAAATAATACATCGACTAGGCAAATCTTTGAGTCCtcgtgttttagttttgttgccAACATGCGTGGGGGTTCGTATTCGTATAGACCCCACCAACGCCTGAACTTTCGACAAGGGGTCCAGTGCGTTGTCCCGGCcttcaaaagtcatgtaatgaaattgatattttcacagactacgacaataataatccgaacaatggaaacacaagagtgtaccgcctgtatattcccaaattacgtgaataatttgcggaaacaacaaACTGGAAGCTGGTAGCattaccgtgggttccgtaagcATTGCAACCAGGGTCAGGCGCAACGTTTACAGTGTTTGCActgtcgagattcagtcgatttttgttccCAAGAAATAGCTTCTCCTCGTCTGAAGGTAAATTTGTAGGCCCATGCTTTCTTTGAAATagtgtataactttgcggaaggtacgtgtagaccgagaggtcATCTGGCATTTGCTCCATACATGAATGAACATGAATGCAAAATTCCTCGctcacacgacggacgactggaaatgattgacaacttgcacACGGCGTATTGATAtaattcctaaagtagttcaaaagtttaaacgcggaatcgtcatggaaaacttcttttactttgcaaaaaataacgaattcttggcttgtgcatgtgataagtatattctTCCctgatatttttcttcattcagctcggaaaatactagtgacgtaatgaccgtgtcaccactcgtcttcgacttgTGGTGACATGGTCATTACTTCACGAGTATTTCCTTCGCTGaaccaagaaaaatattagggaattgTATCTAATTATACTGGGCAATACAGTAAGTAAATTATTGGACTTTATACCAGGCAATATGGTAAGTAAATCATTGGACTTTATACAGGGCAATATGGTAAGTAAATTATTGGACTTTACAGCTGGAAATGTGGGAAATAAATTATTTGACTTTACACAGGGCGGCATAGTCAGTCATCATTACCTTCCTCTTTCATCTTGGCCATTGACAATCTTATTATCAAGTGCTTCTAACAGCAATTCAGCACAATTCTCATTGTCGTTCAAACTGTAATAACAACAAAAGACAAATATCAATATACCAGACTGACCCTGGGAACAATATTGAGGGGCACATCTACATATATGTCTACCAAGGTTCTTAAAAGGTCTCAGTACTAAAAGATCAATCTGCAAGATTGACACACATTCTTGCATGGATTTATGCATTTTTACAATGCTATTTCTTGTGAGTTTCATGAAATGTGGAGGTCAAGTATGAAGGTCGAGGTTGTGGCTGATGTCTATTGGTGAGACTTACAACATCATCGGCATCTGTCCTTAACCACTCACATGTCATCACAAACACTGCATTTCTTTATCTCTGAAAAGCGCCCTCTAGCATAATAATATCATAATAATCTATTGCCTTTGTTTTCCAGAATGTTCATCACTCCAAATATTCCAACTGCCGCTGTCCTAAAATTCAGTAATTAACACTATTCtctttgatatgtagatgaCAGGGTTGGAGCAAATACGACAACACAGTTATACGATTTGATAAATCTACTCACACTGCACAGTGTAATGGTGAAAAGGTGTTGccttcaaaaaatgtattttggtCCTGTTCAAGAAGTAGCTCTACACAACTTTCGTGACCTGTGGAAGGCATAGAAAGAGTGGGTGAATGGAGGAAGGGTGTGATAATTTTTGATAAGATAACGGCAACACAAAGTGACAAGTCCATAAATTCCTTGTTACGCTGTATGTTACCTGGCTTACTTAAAATGATTTGACAAAATCGATAAAACTGTTCAGTTTGTATGAAGACTGTAAAAAATAATTGATTGGTTGGAGTTTAGACTCATGTCCGCAAACTCTCACTGAGGTTATACGGGAAAACATAAGGGGTACGCTAAGAAATGCCACTCATGTACCTTGACATCTGACATTACTGTGCATGATACTGAGCactgaaaaatttgactttatctATTGTTTCCATTTTATAGCATTGTTAATCAAAACCCTACAAAACAATTGACGATGTGACTATTACAAAAGAACATAAGGTCAACATCTGTTTACTTCTACGTagataatgatcaaataaagaACAAACAACAGGTGCTGGTCGTGACTCCACTTACCATTGTAACAAGCCCAGTGAAGTGGCGTATAAGCCTGATTGTCAACTACATTGTCACAGCCAGCCTGTATAAGAGCGCCGAGCATTCCGACGTGACCGCACGCTGCGGCCATGTGGGATGGTGTACGACCTTTGACATCTCTGCACGAAGGGTCAGCATGGTGTTGTAACAGTGCGTCCACGCACTCTTCATGACCATTGGCAGACTGGGGGacaacaaaatttgaatatattgaTTTAATTATGGGTCACTAAGTTCATGAggaattattatttttcttaacAGGTTTAAAGGCCAGGGACGTGATCCCtcggatcaagtttgttctagtctgtatgAAGATTATGGCGTGTcagagccttttgttttccattgaaattgtaatcaagtaagtaaatttccttgcaagacaatctgacgccgaCACAGGCCTTTAAGATTTTCTCAAGACCTTGAGTTGACTTTTGCTTGATATTGCATTTTACAATCTGAGACCAAATCTCTGTCCATGAGGCACATTCTAGGTTAATAGGGGATGTCTTTGCCTAGTACCTTGCTGAGATGTGTGGTGTGGCAACTCACCACACCTCCACTTCGATAAATCCACATAATTGTTCTGTTCTAAGAATCAATGTTGTGTTCCCATCATCCTGGGATCAAGTGAACACAAGATGAACACTCTGAATTTTACGCTACCAGCAAGCGTCGATCAATGAAGTACTTACCCCTCTGTGCAAAGctgttctatggtagatatcaACAGCATTGACGTTAGCACCTTGACTTAGCAGCAATAGTGTACTATCTATGTGACCATTGGCTACAGCTATCATCAGCGGTGATCTGCCTTGCTCGTCAAGGCAGTCAACGATACTCTGGCTATCAGCATTTTGTATCAGAATTCGTAGACATTCTGTGTGTCCATTGTAACctgtaaaattaaattataGTCCCAGCATTTGTGAGATACATAGCTCAATAAAGCTTCTACAATTTCACATAAGAAATTTTACTAGTGGGTAGCTGCAATATTGAAGAATTACACCAACCATTTTGTGACGAttcattttcaaagaattttgatctgatttaaaataatttctctaGTCAAACGGCGACCTCTTTCCAGGAGCTTTTTCTTTGAATGAACATGGAAATGTTGATACTGCACTATTTACAGTTATGatcattttcaatgtttttaagcCTTTCTTCCTAATGGAAGAGTTTGGATTTATTTTCATGACTGTTGGACGAACGACAAATAATTCACAGCTGATAATGTTTTATTCAAAGTAGCCAAAGGGATGTTCTCTTTCTACATGTATACTAAATGACCACATTTCTTGGctatgttaaaggtatacagtcatctgtaatctaaatatgtccatatatggtcaaaggggcgttccttggtattcaaaatgcccatgtgagggcactgtttttgaaaagcagccatccgcttaaaatctgtgattagttagattttctatttccatggtaactgtggcaaaattggaacaagtgacagtatacctttaacaacgTCACTCTGCTTATGTGAGGAATTTTCTCAGGAAGAGAGTTTCCATGAGAAGTTACTGACCTGCAGCATGTAATGGAGTTCTCTTTGACACCGAGTCGTGGACCAGAATTGTAGCACCTTGCATAATCAGTGCTTCAACGCACTCTGCATGGCCTTTGAAGGCTGCGAGATCTAGTGGTGTTCTGCCGTTGCCATCTTGGATGTCTAAGTTCATAATGTTACGCATCAAGACAAGAAGGGCCTCTACATGGCCGTTGTATGactggaagaaaacaaaataggcACGATGGAGATTGTTGGATTTTTCACTGTTGAGTACGTGAGAGGATAACTACTTCTTGCTATGCACACACTGATGAAATGGAACTGCCTGAATAGAATGACTTcaagtaaatttcatgaaataaacAATTCTTCCAACTAATGTCAGCATTGCTTTCCCAGATGCATATTTGACACCTTTTGTTTATAATTGTGTCAAAAAGCACACAGTTGCCATCTCGGGTTAAAAGGTATGTATCTTACTGGTTAATTACCAATTGCATAATTGCTGAAGAGAGGTTGTCTGAAACAGATTAATTGAGCAAGTTTTGCAGATTTTCATGGATCTGGTCTGTAGAAAGTTGATATATGGAGActgtcaacttttacaactagAATGTCCTTAAACACGGATAACACAAATCCAACAACAAATCTGTGATATTGGTAGTTGATACTTACAGCTAAGTGCAATGGGGTGGTGAGAGGTGCAGCTCCACTTCTACTTAACAAATCAGTAGCTGCGACATCAAGCAACTGAAACAAGCGGAGATAAGATACTCATTCTAACATCATGATTGTGGATTCACTGTCCTCAAGACATTCATAGTAAGAAATTTAACCAACCTATGACTGTCTTGTTCGAACAATCAATTTACGACAAAATGTTGGCCTCAAACTGAAAAAATGCCAGCTTCAAGTTAAATTTCGTAAACTGTtcaagagagagaaagagaaatcTCCATTTTCCTTCAGATACAGTTCAAAGAGAAGGGTTTTTGTCCAACTTGTATTACTTGAGTGATACTATCATTTATAATTTGTACATCCTATGACAAAGCCTTCATTATCATAGATTTACCTTTCAGTTGTATTTCCTGTATGATTAATGCAATAGGCATTAGATATCTATAATCCACACGAGtacttttgtcatatttcatgcaCAAGAACAGTCCAACAGCAAATCTCTCTTTAGAAATCTACCTTTCATTTGTCGATGGTCattatctacctatctatcatATGAGTACTTAAACATAATCATATTTCATGTACAAGTTGAGGCCATGACAAATCTCTGTAGCTTACAGATCCTATCAATTAATATTGTCCTTCAGCACACGGACACATGAGAATTAGCATTATCTATAACTCATATGTTCTGACAGTCATTTTTCATAAACCTATTGAATCACAAATCCCTCACGCTTATAAATTTCTCTTTCAGTGGTACTTCAAGCTTTATCCTTTTACAATCCATTGGTATTTACCAGTCACGTTTCATGTGTACATCCCTAATTCTCTGAAATCTCCTCATCCCTTTATTTCAGAACAGTTTAACCGAGAGTTGAGGGATGTCAGAAAGGTCAAGTAGGGTCAAATACCCCTCGGCTTACCATTTCTAATGCTAATTTATGGCCGTTGGCTGCTGCATAGTGTACTGGATTGAATCCGTTTTCGTCTCGTAGACAGGGATTGGCATCATTCCTTAGTAAATGTTCTACAACTCTGTcaagaaaaaatgcaacaaaaacaaaatgtacttCTTGATCTTCGAACAGCTCATGCTTATTAAACACACAGAGGAAGCCATGCTTGTACTTACTTTCCCACTCACAGGCATTAAACACTATAAAGACTAAAGAGTGTGTCAGTGTAGATGTGCCCATAAGTTTAACAACTTTACAGAATTCTGGCTCCTAGAAAAAGTCTCCAAGAAAGTATTATTTTCTTAAACAGGAAGATATAGAGGACACTCGAAAAGAAAGTGGTATTCATCTGCTACT
This genomic window contains:
- the LOC139140254 gene encoding serine/threonine-protein phosphatase 6 regulatory ankyrin repeat subunit A-like isoform X3, which translates into the protein MYLSPEENWSPLDLRLNLGHDSDRSRRNDSRSFQIKLDHFGTEMVIQHLYDEPPIVQAVFHGDADEVRALIYKKEDVNIQDMERRSPLHAAAYCGEAEIVDLLIQSGARVNTKDNRWLTPLHRSCASRSEEVVKVLLKHSADINARDKNWQTPLHVAAANNSVQCAELIIPQLTNVNVSDRQGRTSLHHAAFNGHLEMVDLLLSKGASINAFDKRDRRAIHWAAYMGHVEIVKKLISHGAEVNCRDKKQYTPLHAAAASGQISVVKLFLDMGVSIDTPNSYGNTPMHVACHNGQDVVVNELLLYGASVDSLNQKGQSPLHLAAASTHGALCLDLLANDGADCNLQCKEGKTPLHMTAVHGRFTRSQTLLQHGAHVDIVDKNGNTPLHIASRYGHELLIGTLLNNGANHNKRGVNGMLPLHLASLSGYVDCCKKLLECGYEMDATDDSGRTCLHAAACGGNVECLDLLMSSSADFTVTDNFGRTPLHYAAGNVHYQCVLSLVAVGANVNQTDSRECTPLHYAAAADSDAKVVEHLLRNDANPCLRDENGFNPVHYAAANGHKLALEMLLDVAATDLLSRSGAAPLTTPLHLASYNGHVEALLVLMRNIMNLDIQDGNGRTPLDLAAFKGHAECVEALIMQGATILVHDSVSKRTPLHAAGYNGHTECLRILIQNADSQSIVDCLDEQGRSPLMIAVANGHIDSTLLLLSQGANVNAVDIYHRTALHRGSANGHEECVDALLQHHADPSCRDVKGRTPSHMAAACGHVGMLGALIQAGCDNVVDNQAYTPLHWACYNGHESCVELLLEQDQNTFFEGNTFSPLHCAVLNDNENCAELLLEALDNKIVNGQDERGRTPLHAAAFNDQVECLQLLLSNGAEVNISDNAGKTSLIAASENGSAGAVEVLLNSAGADITLADECKNTALHSACNQSNTTCALLILEKIEHVSLINLANNKGASPLHIAASNGLVAVVQELISKGASVLAVDENGYTPALSCAASPQVADCLALILANMMPFASPGSTNNSRIALAMTGELTRTPVAGSDTPDNSSRAESFADSDSETY
- the LOC139140254 gene encoding serine/threonine-protein phosphatase 6 regulatory ankyrin repeat subunit A-like isoform X4, yielding MVIQHLYDEPPIVQAVFHGDADEVRALIYKKEDVNIQDMERRSPLHAAAYCGEAEIVDLLIQSGARVNTKDNRWLTPLHRSCASRSEEVVKVLLKHSADINARDKNWQTPLHVAAANNSVQCAELIIPQLTNVNVSDRQGRTSLHHAAFNGHLEMVDLLLSKGASINAFDKRDRRAIHWAAYMGHVEIVKKLISHGAEVNCRDKKQYTPLHAAAASGQISVVKLFLDMGVSIDTPNSYGNTPMHVACHNGQDVVVNELLLYGASVDSLNQKGQSPLHLAAASTHGALCLDLLANDGADCNLQCKEGKTPLHMTAVHGRFTRSQTLLQHALQSVFRQGAHVDIVDKNGNTPLHIASRYGHELLIGTLLNNGANHNKRGVNGMLPLHLASLSGYVDCCKKLLECGYSQYCNHVTGYEMDATDDSGRTCLHAAACGGNVECLDLLMSSSADFTVTDNFGRTPLHYAAGNVHYQCVLSLVAVGANVNQTDSRECTPLHYAAAADSDAKVVEHLLRNDANPCLRDENGFNPVHYAAANGHKLALEMLLDVAATDLLSRSGAAPLTTPLHLASYNGHVEALLVLMRNIMNLDIQDGNGRTPLDLAAFKGHAECVEALIMQGATILVHDSVSKRTPLHAAGYNGHTECLRILIQNADSQSIVDCLDEQGRSPLMIAVANGHIDSTLLLLSQGANVNAVDIYHRTALHRGSANGHEECVDALLQHHADPSCRDVKGRTPSHMAAACGHVGMLGALIQAGCDNVVDNQAYTPLHWACYNGHESCVELLLEQDQNTFFEGNTFSPLHCAVLNDNENCAELLLEALDNKIVNGQDERGRTPLHAAAFNDQVECLQLLLSNGAEVNISDNAGKTSLIAASENGSAGAVEVLLNSAGADITLADECKNTALHSACNQSNTTCALLILEKIEHVSLINLANNKGASPLHIAASNGLVAVVQELISKGASVLAVDENGYTPALSCAASPQVADCLALILANMMPFASPGSTNNSRIALAMTGELTRTPVAGSDTPDNSSRAESFADSDSETY